One genomic window of Haloarchaeobius salinus includes the following:
- a CDS encoding HNH endonuclease → MQHAFRVGKHYRDTGSYRNSEDQFLRWIRGPLDSGIKNTGGIRDLGADRSDTPAALVLVSNDSGISQHDDPWEDTLAVNAGYISYWGDAKASNPYDESAQNQKIKAAFDNAAARRREDIPPVLVFRKPESGVVEFCGLCVPDHFEVRAYRAEDGTQVPNYQFHFSILNTNAVPVTWLHERAQQNDDSAAPDVWQHWVQTGEVAQWPTGELLDSSGRIRRYETSEITVSDAFRADTLDRYDHACTLTGIREDELLDLAHILPRSQHPDLAEHPENVFVLNSLHHRAFDAALFTIDSDYRIRTSPSFDPAHPFLRETILSRDGEQLAFPPGAQVQPSFLEELNTGLSWL, encoded by the coding sequence ATGCAACACGCGTTTCGGGTCGGGAAACACTATCGTGATACTGGGAGTTACCGCAACTCGGAGGACCAGTTTCTGCGGTGGATCCGCGGCCCACTTGACAGCGGTATCAAAAACACGGGTGGGATCCGTGATCTCGGTGCGGATCGGTCGGATACGCCTGCAGCGCTCGTGCTCGTCTCCAACGACAGCGGCATCTCCCAGCACGACGACCCGTGGGAGGACACGCTCGCCGTCAACGCCGGCTACATCAGCTACTGGGGCGACGCAAAGGCATCGAACCCCTACGACGAGTCCGCGCAGAACCAGAAAATCAAGGCCGCCTTCGACAACGCCGCGGCCAGGCGGCGCGAGGACATCCCGCCCGTCCTCGTTTTCCGCAAACCGGAATCAGGCGTCGTTGAGTTCTGCGGGCTCTGCGTTCCCGACCACTTCGAAGTCCGCGCGTACCGTGCTGAGGACGGGACGCAGGTCCCGAACTACCAGTTCCACTTCTCGATACTCAACACCAACGCCGTCCCCGTCACGTGGCTGCACGAACGCGCCCAGCAGAACGACGACAGCGCGGCACCTGACGTCTGGCAACACTGGGTCCAGACCGGGGAGGTTGCCCAGTGGCCGACCGGCGAACTCCTCGATTCGAGCGGCCGGATCCGCCGCTACGAAACGTCCGAAATCACCGTGAGCGACGCCTTCCGTGCAGATACACTCGACCGCTACGACCACGCGTGCACCCTGACTGGCATTCGAGAAGACGAGTTGCTGGATCTCGCGCACATCCTCCCACGGAGTCAACATCCCGATCTCGCAGAACACCCAGAGAACGTCTTCGTGTTGAACTCACTGCACCACCGCGCGTTCGACGCTGCGCTGTTCACCATCGATAGCGACTACCGGATCCGTACCAGCCCGTCATTCGATCCAGCGCACCCGTTCCTCCGCGAAACCATTCTCAGCCGGGACGGCGAACAACTCGCATTCCCACCCGGCGCACAAGTCCAACCGTCGTTTCTAGAGGAACTCAATACTGGTCTCTCGTGGTTATAG
- a CDS encoding CRISPR-associated ring nuclease encodes MANIWVTNGTPTMPGILNPLTAACDQGYVPDEVWVLSNPGVADYVAEATDRFEVIIDAYDGDADVSVHDLEHETDFHGIIGFYRSTIEAARDQGNTVAVDVTPGRKFMSAIAFQAGFKFDADHVFYFHRKAGGYYGQYYAEIPRTATDLIDFKEVL; translated from the coding sequence ATGGCCAACATTTGGGTGACTAACGGGACCCCTACGATGCCGGGGATTCTGAACCCGTTGACGGCTGCCTGTGACCAGGGATACGTGCCAGACGAGGTCTGGGTTCTGTCGAATCCCGGAGTCGCTGATTATGTCGCCGAGGCCACAGACAGGTTTGAGGTGATCATCGATGCATATGACGGGGATGCGGATGTCTCGGTACACGATCTAGAGCACGAGACTGACTTTCACGGTATCATCGGGTTTTACCGGTCTACTATCGAAGCTGCTCGGGATCAGGGAAACACGGTTGCTGTGGACGTGACCCCGGGTCGGAAGTTCATGTCCGCGATAGCCTTTCAAGCCGGGTTCAAATTCGACGCCGACCACGTCTTCTACTTCCACCGGAAAGCAGGGGGGTATTACGGACAGTACTATGCCGAAATCCCGCGGACGGCGACTGATTTGATCGATTTCAAGGAGGTCCTGTGA
- a CDS encoding ADP-ribosylglycohydrolase family protein — translation MDSDYARGVLLGLACGDALGRPVEFSSAAAIETEHGRLDEMVGDGTWNQPAGTITDDTEQALCIARSLVEHQAFEPADVAERFVAWYDSGPFDIGRMTMRSLSRLKHGDEWDEAGQHVWEQSREGQNAGNGSVMRCPPLAIPYATDWDRLVEVSRQSSQITHADPRCTAGCAILNLTVAGLLDDADTPLQDALDYVGTDVPDELLTALRPLARGESPDTLETSGYVVHSLQTALHDGLVADSAEDAIVTAVNRGGDTDTIGAIAGAVAGARFGASQLPDRWLGAIDEVDELEGLATQLTNVG, via the coding sequence ATGGATTCGGATTACGCTCGTGGCGTACTTCTCGGTCTCGCGTGTGGGGATGCGCTTGGCCGGCCAGTTGAGTTCTCTTCGGCGGCAGCAATCGAGACTGAGCACGGACGGCTTGACGAGATGGTTGGGGACGGGACGTGGAACCAGCCCGCCGGGACGATCACAGACGACACCGAACAAGCGCTGTGCATCGCCCGAAGTCTGGTCGAACACCAAGCGTTCGAGCCGGCGGATGTCGCTGAGCGGTTCGTCGCGTGGTACGACAGCGGGCCGTTCGATATCGGGCGGATGACGATGCGGTCGCTCAGCCGCCTCAAACACGGCGACGAATGGGACGAAGCAGGCCAGCACGTCTGGGAGCAGAGCCGCGAAGGCCAGAACGCGGGGAACGGGAGCGTGATGCGGTGTCCACCACTCGCCATTCCGTACGCGACTGACTGGGACCGACTCGTTGAGGTAAGTCGCCAGTCTTCGCAGATCACGCACGCTGACCCGCGCTGTACGGCGGGCTGCGCGATCCTGAACCTCACCGTGGCTGGCCTCCTCGACGATGCGGACACGCCGTTGCAGGACGCGCTTGACTACGTCGGTACAGACGTGCCTGATGAACTCCTGACGGCACTTCGACCGCTCGCGCGTGGCGAGTCACCCGACACGCTGGAAACGTCTGGATACGTTGTGCATTCGCTGCAGACGGCACTCCACGATGGCCTCGTCGCGGACAGTGCCGAGGACGCGATTGTCACGGCCGTGAATCGTGGGGGTGATACGGACACAATTGGCGCGATTGCGGGTGCGGTCGCTGGGGCGCGGTTCGGCGCGTCACAGCTCCCGGATCGATGGCTGGGTGCTATCGACGAAGTCGACGAACTCGAAGGACTGGCAACCCAGCTTACCAACGTAGGGTAA
- a CDS encoding amidohydrolase family protein: MAADIAITDALVLTVDERNRLFERGTVLIEDGRITAVRQTDEDETDGEATHTIDGDGKVVMPGLVNAHTHLELTPLIGAFSDLDLLEMMGSMTALYGRIGEGEFDYLVDAGYDLAALNFLLGGVTTVNSMDVQPASGADTFGEAGLRGFFGPTVTDLFWDIPIDEQFERARAFIEAYHDTYEGRIRATICPHDDWSCTRELWERTADLAAEYPDLLVHTHLLELEEGNTMARANDAADSLGLLEDVGLLDDRLLAAHFRVADADDIERTAAAGASVAHCPSVFAYWNPDADMQWTPVPELRDAGVDVGLGIDDHYWHDSYSMFGEARQARLSANVKRTTGQYSSMELVRMLTIEGARALGIGDEIGSIEPEKRADFILLDVDKPKFTPLTNVPAHVVNNAAPADVETVIVDGEFVLRDGVVETMDAEAVQERVERAVERFADETEWELDVGGGSPPGGIDTLRDLPKRGPARLLSRLAVQTIRDQSPL; this comes from the coding sequence ATGGCTGCTGACATTGCGATTACTGATGCGCTCGTGCTCACGGTCGATGAGCGCAACCGGCTGTTCGAGCGGGGCACAGTCCTCATCGAGGACGGTCGCATCACTGCCGTCCGACAGACCGACGAGGACGAGACGGACGGGGAAGCGACACACACGATTGACGGCGACGGGAAGGTGGTGATGCCGGGGCTGGTCAACGCCCACACGCATCTCGAACTCACACCCCTGATCGGCGCGTTCAGCGACCTCGACCTCCTGGAGATGATGGGGAGTATGACCGCCCTCTACGGCCGGATCGGCGAGGGTGAGTTCGACTATCTCGTCGACGCCGGGTACGACCTCGCAGCGCTAAATTTCCTCCTAGGGGGCGTGACGACGGTCAACTCGATGGATGTCCAGCCCGCGTCGGGGGCTGACACGTTCGGGGAAGCGGGCCTGCGCGGGTTCTTCGGACCGACAGTGACGGACCTTTTCTGGGATATCCCCATCGACGAGCAGTTCGAGCGTGCCCGCGCGTTCATCGAGGCGTATCACGACACCTACGAGGGCCGGATTCGGGCGACGATCTGCCCGCACGACGACTGGTCGTGTACCCGCGAGCTCTGGGAGCGAACTGCTGACCTCGCCGCCGAGTATCCCGATCTGCTCGTCCACACCCACCTGCTCGAACTTGAAGAGGGCAATACGATGGCGCGCGCGAACGACGCCGCCGACTCACTAGGGCTGCTCGAAGACGTCGGCCTCCTGGACGACCGCTTGCTCGCCGCGCACTTTCGGGTCGCCGACGCGGATGATATCGAGCGGACGGCGGCTGCGGGGGCGTCAGTCGCGCACTGCCCGTCGGTGTTCGCGTACTGGAATCCGGACGCCGACATGCAGTGGACGCCAGTCCCCGAGTTACGCGACGCGGGCGTCGATGTCGGGCTCGGGATTGACGACCACTACTGGCACGACTCCTACAGCATGTTCGGCGAGGCACGCCAAGCCCGTCTTTCTGCCAACGTCAAGCGGACGACCGGCCAGTATTCGTCGATGGAACTCGTGCGAATGCTCACTATTGAGGGGGCCCGAGCGCTCGGCATCGGGGACGAGATCGGCAGTATCGAACCCGAAAAGCGCGCGGACTTCATTCTTCTTGACGTGGACAAGCCGAAGTTCACGCCGCTAACTAACGTTCCCGCACACGTGGTGAACAACGCCGCCCCAGCAGATGTCGAGACGGTGATTGTGGATGGGGAGTTCGTGCTGCGGGACGGCGTCGTGGAGACGATGGATGCCGAGGCGGTCCAGGAGCGCGTGGAACGCGCCGTGGAACGGTTCGCCGACGAAACCGAGTGGGAGCTGGACGTCGGTGGCGGATCCCCACCAGGCGGGATCGACACGCTCCGCGACCTGCCCAAGCGCGGGCCCGCACGCCTCCTATCCCGTCTCGCAGTCCAAACGATCCGTGACCAGTCTCCGTTGTAA
- a CDS encoding type IV toxin-antitoxin system AbiEi family antitoxin domain-containing protein translates to MGLTNGEETQRKGLSTRESQALSRLASENRQVITISDIADVLDIRRKSAKDMAYALKEKGWLERIAHGKYLILPLAAGENAVYTAHEFVIASALVEPMYVGYWSALNHHGLTEQVPRTVYIVTTERAQEREIHGVTYRPVTVTEQKFFGYQPTAVGSSQANISSIEKTLVDCADHPEFCGGISELAKALQSAVDTQCSWDRVVGCLRRVGNGAATKRIVYLADQLNITLPEYEDLVENFTTGYPLLDPTRESRGTRDSKYQLRLNIDPESFLPHDFS, encoded by the coding sequence ATGGGATTAACAAACGGCGAGGAGACTCAACGAAAGGGCCTGTCGACACGGGAGTCGCAAGCACTGTCACGGCTTGCAAGTGAGAACCGGCAGGTCATCACCATTAGTGACATCGCGGACGTCCTCGACATCCGGCGGAAGTCGGCCAAGGACATGGCGTATGCGCTCAAGGAGAAGGGCTGGTTGGAGCGGATCGCGCATGGGAAGTATCTCATCCTGCCACTTGCTGCAGGCGAGAACGCCGTGTATACAGCGCACGAGTTCGTGATCGCGTCTGCTCTGGTGGAGCCGATGTACGTTGGGTACTGGAGTGCGCTGAACCATCACGGACTGACGGAGCAGGTGCCCCGAACGGTGTACATCGTGACGACAGAACGCGCTCAAGAACGCGAGATCCACGGGGTTACCTATCGACCGGTGACAGTTACTGAGCAGAAGTTCTTCGGCTATCAACCGACAGCAGTCGGGTCGAGTCAGGCGAACATTTCGAGTATCGAGAAGACGCTGGTCGATTGCGCCGACCACCCCGAGTTCTGCGGCGGTATCAGCGAGCTTGCGAAGGCACTGCAGAGCGCTGTCGACACGCAATGTTCGTGGGACCGAGTCGTCGGGTGTCTGCGCCGAGTCGGGAATGGAGCCGCAACGAAACGGATCGTCTACCTCGCCGACCAGTTGAACATTACCCTGCCAGAGTACGAGGACCTTGTCGAGAACTTCACGACTGGATACCCACTGCTTGACCCGACGCGAGAATCGAGGGGTACCCGGGACAGTAAGTACCAACTTCGTCTGAACATCGACCCTGAATCGTTCCTCCCGCATGATTTCTCATAA